The Dunckerocampus dactyliophorus isolate RoL2022-P2 chromosome 13, RoL_Ddac_1.1, whole genome shotgun sequence genome window below encodes:
- the stard9 gene encoding stAR-related lipid transfer protein 9 isoform X2, which produces MANVKVAVRVRPLNARESTDGGRLAVQVDDKFVRIQNVKVFQDLGVSVLAGASEGYNVCLFAYGQTGSGKTYTMMGTPDSTGLTPRICQGLFRSQDTLPDGQNSSRVEISFLEIYNERVRDLLGGGEQKKRASLRVREHPEKGPYVQDLSQHVVSDSKQAMDLLEAGIANRITAATHNHDASSRSHAIFTIQYTQAILESNRPSETVSKINLVDLAGSERADPNYCRDRLTEGSNINKSLVTLGIVISALAQNSHMSSSCQSINSTASEGDCSTVGSHSSSLSGGGGRRHCFIPYRDSILTWLLKDSLGGNSKTIMIATVSPSANCYNETLSTLRYAAHARNIVNKPRVNEDANVRLIRELREEIDRLKSMLLSFEMRDPSPSLSDEREGTLSDIVLQNELKVEQLTKDWSESWGDKKELLEQYSVDINGDRAGFLINSLQPHLVALDRDVLSTGVVFYHLTEGVTRIGPMDQFEEPQIVLQGTASCDVENDGGVVTLRPLPGCVCLINDREVTEPCRLAQGMVITLGGVQKFRFNHPEEAAVLRERRRGSEGGMTCSYIDLCHLTPDLSKEGDQAKLLGQPAACLFPGEGSSSRQRLEEQQRYVESLRQEICSEQRRAERELEREQAHIRQQHSEIHQWILQEKHHLLDVEQKVTQELGVQTDPLLEQLARIMSDSQTSNCPSMVVGARKKAVQEELLKHHALCRAERRLHRKKLQFQLERIARKRHLLEAKRELQRLEKALPPGPDSPECPPVKLKEFVSRRYSFSADLVSRLYPQYTPVFRHFLKRNKSTELTSNSSPECVSSRKWVSDECLPRERTKSCSGALPSGLNQGRGRSSENLALTSKEETPDYVRKALLPQRDLSFKSRSDTNPSVMPKLPLRLPVQPLGKENVASKTNIPSFSSRSHSGDKTQGLTSSVTPSLKAAMSKIFGKQPTDEGSQFHERQLRDTSHEDIGMMSGSSIKTAVSCEELDQKSPIEGNGQRRWHSTEALMIKTSKCVKRQQGFVKCEEGEFEAEEGVSDSESLFSLDSLSSAYATALAEQLRCREAAHSEAESEDSEMSKDSLAVESRREKYFAGMNFCQRVVPTYSLVTDAPHSSVGQYGSCQKPKIITAEMHWNQQASPNTRPETSVVEHLRGRDVVQKSTEGNESENLLPLTDAQFVSATVDSPGICKHSSDSCRGKENSDSSSPVRVSLSYALCTSQSCSTESSSAGGLNLLEASGGSLMSQNVKKQPDTSQSLAKLKGYVAMSSDTDMSTSDKLHPSTNPTEQRKVYATFTASPDDEEPVNLDGVGQSLQSEFGNTNEGTFTRAESSDEKETKEAKASFSLQRESSSRKRSKEQQEGFTGGLKIPKRSPLPVSNQEATWSDTNNNNNNTKVLCNPSTDGITSPVEEGQEVSIKQEGGSQINNPRRKHVCQSEAICSAIDLRISEVVKEHLKLLLTSSDRSNWSQSLGAGIAQNPQQGVVSNMLRPTEANQKADHARRCSGATSTNLDKESTGHEISGSRIFRTTKNDAETNDASQRNEINQLYTEVTYCPKGVGCAETVYSRATKLFSDDFPFTPHRETTIGMEPYVRERDQRSGPHSNSNAETVVVNMNSNNKCEEVSGCKLEDRKGACVAKSDNKASTNRSEEHVPESFAVLGDKKIIKTSSSCGSECHSPGMLKKGKSKRFRRSKIQPHSSCESSSTSSDENHDQTATQLNLQPKRHLNANNSLVKSQMEIVKGAAFVRKRLSLPPQAMPRRTNVEKATNDALMHFASSDINPFTRQWQDGVQSQQCCKNPAFGSAADLSRKSPLLTSSEKRITRCCSVDNGLNGQNSPFISHLSTYATNKGLSSTLSSIEDYKNQTNKTLHLTACPRTSQITANATSSSDHVLSRFATNSASDPESNQRMAKEQATQTGLVLPLTLSDRAPRRKGRHKRSHTDVPKTKVGMNESPTWTSMESMSVHLSKLIHSTSDLLGNIQGMRTGRISRLNPQRRADLSNTSHSGTEDHAKRDCSTQTVVDVGIQTEIPLTPTNMESQQRSKSHELNVTLRVIGAEVMKTETDDKKLTAPDPWPQRSIFQSGNTSPKTPVGCRNLVRSAPSRGTKKCMRAETPVHHIENRCRPNGSHEIPKNSNSHKETTFTDRASSPILTVVVCQQVKQREKNGHKNQVSDELSSDSVEPKLDCALCSGISESLEKVSEMNSASLKDSEECSPSLCSSLERRKIHHEDEGNSHPQVKWYSEGPHCITSVFSLPNDLSVSAHVSQCNSKASKTRQRSEVLPFFDGASARSPIGERTDDVASLTPSESSTDILLNTKPVTCVSVCQEKVPEDLPMHNKFNNWSGISHQRSRCSSYTSNAVAQADLRWREIERLRQEREQVMASVNLSTSGTPLTVELAEAKLHYSLGETDTLLKMLSARSTDEPEHVMFTPSKQQHRSNLRHRLSAEGLWERKEDRLLVNRRARSLSPGKHHHSSPQEEVQQKDCLQQLKPEVTRYDTKRGPARGEGPYPSDIEQLLRDYGRAREEAMTEIAKARERLRERTEQEKRRLQQQALSPEMKEDPRHRTRISNSTLCTGSSLSLSSGPTSGYSSGNTLQLQHGHALGPSGQCTGFLGEGPKVGARPPTCDPQRFMIQRTSISAQDVHLELPASTLEPLMMPPSCTRRPAASFGSSSPSTAYQDITSSLLGRALAEVRLAASGDLSNLAKGKASAGWRHQGEERGIQAYYRPSSRPSVHAFLAAGELDAPLERLWNVVCQPSKSQAYHPSVRAAWTRPLDDSTQLVYILTDPSSYHLNQPRDFCCISTECKQGDMHVLAVQSVFDESLPRPGVEAIRGEMMPSCWLLQPIRRSGREVTRAVCLLHVDLGTPSFPPQLLSAVARRQAAVIAALVGFADT; this is translated from the exons GTGTTCCAGGACTTGGGTGTGTCGGTGCTGGCCGGAGCTTCCGAGGGATACAACGTGTGTCTGTTTGCTTATGGCCAGACGGGATCGGGAAAGACTTACACCATGATGGGAACACCG GACTCCACTGGTTTGACTCCTCGCATCTGTCAG GGCCTGTTCAGGTCTCAGGATACACTTCCCGACGGGCAGAACTCGAGCAGAGTAGAGATCAG CTTTTTGGAGATCTACAACGAGCGAGTCCGAGATCTGCTAGGAGGTGGTGAGCAGAAGAAGAGAGCCTCGCTGAGAGTCCGAGAGCATCCCGAGAAAGGTCCCTATGTGCAAG ACCTGTCACAGCATGTGGTGTCAGACAGTAAGCAGGCCATGGACCTCCTGGAGGCAGGCATCGCCAACCGCATCACGGCGGCGACCCACAACCATGACGCCAGCAGCCGCTCCCACGCCATCTTCACCATCCAGTACACTCAG GCGATACTTGAGAGTAACCGTCCCTCAGAAACTGTCAGCAAGATCAACCTGGTGGACCTGGCTGGAAG TGAGAGAGCAGATCCCAACTACTGCAGAGACAGACTAACAGAGGGCTCCAACATCAACAAGTCGCTCGTCACGCTGGGCATCGTCATTTCTGCACTCG CCCAGAACTCCCACATGTCCAGCAGCTGCCAGAGCATCAACAGCACGGCGTCCGAGGGTGACTGCAGCACGGTGGGCAGCCACAGCAGCTCCTTgtctggaggaggagggaggagacaCTGCTTCATCCCCTACAGAGACTCCATCCTCACCTGGCTGCTGAAGGACAGCCTGGGGGGAAACTCCAAGACCATCATGATCGCAA CCGTCTCGCCCTCTGCTAACTGCTACAACGAGACCCTCAGCACCCTGCGCTACGCCGCCCACGCCAGGAACATCGTCAACAAGCCTCGGGTGAACGAG GATGCCAACGTGCGCCTCATCAGGGAGCTGAGGGAGGAGATCGACAGGCTGAAGAGTATGCTGCTCAGCTTCGAAATG CGAGACCCCAGTCCATCCCTGAGCGATGAGAGGGAGGGAACGCTGTCTGACATCGTGCTGCAGAACGAACTGAAG GTGGAGCAGCTGACCAAGGACTGGTCTGAGAGCTGGGGGGACAAGAAGGAGCTGCTGGAGCAGTACAGCGTCGATATCAACGGAGACCGAGCCGGCTTCCTTATCAACTCGCTCCAGCCTCACCTGGTGGCCCTCGACAGAGATGTCCTCAGCACCGGCGTCGTCTTCTACCACCTCACG GAAGGAGTTACCCGCATTGGGCCAATGGACCAGTTTGAAGAACCACAAATAG TTTTGCAGGGCACAGCCAGCTGTGACGTCGAAAATGACGGCGGCGTGGTTACGCTCAGACCGCTGCCGGGTTGCGTCTGCCTGATTAACGACAGGGAAGTCACCGAGCCCTGCAGGCTGGCGCAAG GAATGGTCATCACCTTGGGAGGGGTTCAGAAATTTCGCTTCAACCACCCAGAGGAAGCGGCCGTCCTTCGGGAGCGCAGGCGG GGAAGTGAAGGTGGCATGACCTGCAGCTACATTGACCTCTGCCATCTAACCCCTGACCTAAG CAAAGAGGGTGACCAAGCAAAGCTCCTAGGGCAGCCGGCAGCATGTTTGTTCCCTGGCGAGGGGTCCTCTTCCAGGCAGCGCTTGGAGGAGCAGCAGCGCTACGTGGAGAGTTTGCGCCAGGAGATTTGTTCTGAGCAGAGGCGGGCTGAGAGGGAGCTGGAGAGGGAGCAGGCTCACATTCGGCAGCAGCACAGTGAGA TCCACCAGTGGATACTGCAGGAGAAACATCATCTCTTGGACGTGGAGCAGAAAGTCACCCAGGAACTCGGAGTTCAAACAGACCCCCTTCTGGAGCAGCTGGCAAGAATTATGTCCGACTCGCAGACTTCGAATTGTCCATCCATGGTTGTCGGGGCCAGGAAGAAAGCCGTCCAGGAGGAGTTACTGAAGCATCACGCCCTGTGTCGCGCCGAGAGACGCCTCCACCGGAAAAAGCTGCAGTTCCAGCTGGAGCGAATCGCCCGGAAGCGCCATCTGTTGGAAGCAAAGCGGGAACTGCAGCGTCTGGAAAAGGCCTTGCCCCCTGGACCAGACAGCCCAGAGTGCCCCCCAGTGAAGCTCAAGGAATTTGTTTCTCGGAGATATTCCTTCTCAGCTGACCTTGTGTCCCGCCTCTACCCACAGTACACCCCAGTATTCAG ACATTTCCTCAAGAGGAATAAATCCACAGAGCTGACTTCAAACTCATCCCCTGAATGTGTAAGCAGCAGGAAGTGGGTTTCGGACGAGTGCCTCCCTCGGGAAAGGACCAAGAGTTGTTCTGGGGCTCTCCCCTCCGGCCTAAATCAAGGAAGAGGGAGATCTTCTGAAAACTTAGCACTGACAAGCAAGGAGGAGACACCTGATTACGTACGCAAAGCACTGTTACCGCAGAGAGACTTGTCTTTTAAGAGCAGATCAGACACAAACCCATCCGTTATGCCAAAGTTACCTCTGCGACTCCCTGTGCAGCCTCTTGGCAAAGAAAATGTAGCATCCAAAACAAACATACCAAGCTTTTCAAGCCGATCCCACTCAGGTGACAAAACACAAGGGCTCACTAGTTCTGTGACGCCCAGCTTAAAAGCAGCTATGTccaaaatttttggaaaacaaccCACAGATGAAGGGAGTCAGTTTCACGAGAGGCAGCTGAGAGATACAAGCCACGAAGATATTGGCATGATGAGCGGAAGTAGCATTAAGACCGCCGTTTCGTGCGAGGAGCTTGACCAGAAGAGTCCCATTGAGGGTAACGGGCAGCGGCGGTGGCACAGCACTGAGGCCCTCATGATTAAGACCAGCAAATGTGTGAAGAGACAGCAGGGATTTGTCAAATGTGAGGAAGGCGAATTTGAAGCAGAGGAAGGAGTTTCAGACTCTGAGAGTCTTTTCTCTCTTGATTCTTTATCCTCAGCCTATGCAACTGCTCTTGCAGAGCAGCTGAGATGCAGAGAGGCGGCTCACAGTGAGGCTGAGAGCGAAGACAGTGAAATGTCCAAAGACTCTCTGGCTGTGGAGAGCAGACGGGAGAAGTACTTTGCCGGGATGAACTTTTGCCAAAGAGTAGTTCCAACGTACTCGCTGGTGACTGATGCCCCTCACTCCTCCGTGGGACAGTATGGCAGCTGTCAAAAACCAAAGATCATCACTGCAGAGATGCACTGGAACCAGCAAGCCTCCCCTAACACAAGACCTGAAACCTCTGTAGTAGAACATTTGAGAGGCAGAGATGTTGTGCAAAAGTCGACTGAAGGTAACGAGTCTGAAAACCTGTTGCCGCTTACAGATGCTCAGTTTGTCAGTGCTACAGTGGACAGTCCCGGGATCTGCAAACATTCATCAGATTCATGCCGAGGGAAAGAAAACAGTGACAGCTCCAGCCCTGTCAGGGTGAGCCTCTCATATGCTCTATGCACATCTCAAAGTTGTAGCACAGAATCTTCCAGCGCTGGAGGTTTGAATCTGCTTGAAGCTTCAGGAGGAAGTTTGATGTCACAGAATGTGAAAAAACAGCCAGACACAAGTCAGTCTTTGGCGAAGTTGAAAGGTTATGTTGCGATGTCAAGTGACACTGACATGAGTACCTCAGATAAATTGCATCCCTCAACAAACCCTACTGAGCAAAGAAAAGTGTATGCGACCTTCACGGCATCCCCTGATGATGAAGAACCAGTCAATTTAGACGGTGTAGGACAGTCACTGCAGTCAGAGTTTGGGAATACCAATGAAGGCACCTTCACAAGGGCTGAATCATCGGATGAGAAAGAAACCAAAGAGGCTAAGGCAAGCTTTTCACTTCAGCGGGAATCATCTTCTAGGAAGAGGAGCAAGGAGCAGCAGGAAGGTTTCACGGGTGGCCTGAAAATCCCCAAAAGAAGCCCTCTACCAGTTAGCAACCAGGAAGCCACTTGGTCTGAcactaacaacaacaacaataacaccaAAGTCCTTTGCAACCCTAGCACAGATGGTATTACATCACCGGTTGAGGAAGGGCAGGAAGTCTCAATAAAACAAGAGGGGGGGTCTCAAATCAACAATCCCAGAAGAAAACATGTTTGCCAGTCTGAGGCCATTTGCAGCGCCATTGACCTGAGAATCTCAGAAGTGGTGAAAGAACACTTAAAGCTGTTGTTGACTAGCAGTGACAGAAGCAACTGGAGTCAGAGCCTGGGAGCTGGAATCGCACAAAACCCGCAACAAGGAGTGGTCAGCAACATGCTGAGGCCGACTGAGGCCAATCAAAAGGCCGACCATGCTAGGAGATGTTCCGGTGCTACATCAACCAATCTTGATAAAGAATCAACTGGTCATGAAATCTCCGGCAGCCGCATCTTCCGAACAACAAAGAATGATGCAGAGACCAATGACGCAAGTCAACGAAACGAAATAAATCAGCTCTATACTGAGGTGACTTattgtccaaaaggagtaggctGCGCTGAGACTGTGTATTCCAGGGCCACAAAATTATTTTCTGATGACTTCCCTTTCACACCACACAGAGAAACCACTATAGGTATGGAACCGTATGTCAGAGAGCGGGATCAGCGCAGCGGTCCACACTCGAATAGTAATGCTGAGactgttgtggtcaatatgaATTCCAACAACAAATGTGAAGAAGTCTCAGGGTGCAAGCTTGAAGACCGCAAAGGTGCTTGTGTTGCGAAAAGTGATAACAAGGCGTCGACCAACCGATCTGAAGAGCACGTCCCAGAGAGCTTTGCAGTGTTAGGAGATAAAAAGATTATCAAAACTTCAAGTAGTTGTGGATCTGAATGTCATTCACCAGGTATGCTTAAAAAGGGCAAGTCCAAAAGGTTCAGGAGGTCCAAGATACAACCTCATTCATCCTGTGAGTCTTCGAGTACATCATCAGATGAAAACCATGACCAAACCGCTACACAGCTAAATCTCCAACCTAAGAGGCATTTAAATGCAAATAATTCCCTGGTGAAATCTCAAATGGAGATAGTAAAGGGTGCTGCATTTGTCCGAAAAAGACTCTCATTACCTCCACAAGCAATGCCACGAAGAACGAATGTAGAAAAAGCAACAAATGACGCCCTCATGCATTTCGCATCGAGTGACATCAACCCATTCACCCGTCAGTGGCAAGATGGTGTGCAAAGCCAACAGTGCTGCAAGAACCCCGCCTTTGGGAGTGCCGCCGACCTATCCCGTAAATCCCCGCTTTTAACCAGCAGCGAAAAACGCATAACGAGGTGCTGTAGCGTTGATAATGGTTTAAACGGGCAGAACTCTCCCTTCATTTCCCATTTGAGCACCTATGCCACCAACAAGGGGCTCTCCAGTACATTGAGCAGcattgaggactacaaaaacCAAACCAACAAAACCTTGCACTTGACGGCCTGTCCTCGAACATCTCAAATAACAGCCAACGCCACTTCGTCCAGTGACCATGTACTAAGTCGTTTTGCTACCAACTCCGCATCTGATCCAGAATCAAACCAAAGAATGGCCAAGGAGCAAGCCACTCAGACTGGGCTGGTCCTACCACTCACTCTGTCGGATCGAGCTCCACGAAGGAAGGGCCGTCACAAAAGAAGCCACACAGATGTACCGAAAACCAAAGTGGGAATGAACGAGTCCCCAACATGGACGAGTATGGAAAGCATGTCAGTCCACCTCTCTAAACTGATCCACAGCACTTCCGACCTGCTTGGGAACATCCAGGGTATGAGAACAGGTCGCATCAGTAGGTTGAATCCACAAAGAAGAGCAGACCTCTCAAATACCAGCCACAGTGGGACTGAAGACCATGCCAAAAGAGACTGCTCCACTCAAACGGTTGTGGATGTTGGGATACAGACAGAAATACCTTTGACACCAACAAACATGGAGAGTCAGCAGAGGTCCAAAAGTCATGAGTTAAACGTGACGTTGAGAGTGATAGGAGCTGAGGTGATGAAAACTGAGACTGATGATAAGAAGCTAACTGCGCCAGACCCTTGGCCACAAAGGTCTATCTTCCAATCTGGGAACACTTCACCGAAAACACCTGTTGGATGTCGGAACCTGGTAAGATCTGCTCCTTCTAGAGGTACAAAGAAATGCATGCGTGCCGAGACGCCAGTCCACCATATTGAAAACAGATGTAGACCCAACGGATCCCATGAAATCCCCAAGAACTCTAATTCGCATAAAGAAACTACCTTCACAGATCGGGCATCATCCCCAATTCTCACCGTGGTGGTATGCCAGCAGGTCAAGCAAAGAGAAAAGAATGGTCATAAGAATCAGGTCTCAGATGAGCTGTCGTCTGATTCAGTAGAGCCAAAACTCGACTGTGCCCTTTGCTCCGGAATATCAGAATCATTGGAGAAGGTCAGCGAAATGAATAGTGCAAGCCTTAAAGACTCTGAAGAATGCTCTCCAAGCCTTTGCTCATCACTGGAGAGGAGGAAAATTCATCATGAAGACGAAGGGAACTCCCATCCTCAAGTGAAATGGTACTCGGAGGGTCCTCACTGCATCACATCTGTGTTTTCTTTGCCGAACGACCTCTCTGTCAGCGCTCATGTCAGCCAGTGTAATAGCAAAGCCAGTAAAACCCGGCAAAGATCTGAAGTTTTGCCCTTTTTCGATGGCGCTAGTGCTCGTTCTCCAATCGGTGAAAGAACGGATGACGTGGCATCACTGACGCCGAGTGAGTCCAGCACCGACATTCTGCTGAATACCAAACCTGTCACGTGCGTCTCTGTCTGTCAGGAGAAAGTGCCGGAGGACCTTCCCATGCACAACAAGTTCAACAACTGGTCAGGCATCAGCCATCAGCGATCAAGGTGCTCTAGTTACACCTCTAACGCTGTAGCACAGGCTGACTTGCGGTGGAGGGAGATTGAGAGACTGCGGCAGGAAAGAGAGCAGGTGATGGCGTCTGTCAACCTCAGCACCAGCGGCACGCCTCTGACAGTGGAGCTCGCCGAGGCCAAGCTGCATTACAGCCTCGGAGAGACGGATACGCTGCTCAAGATGCTGTCAGCGCGGTCCACGGACGAGCCGGAACATGTGATGTTCACCCCCAGCAAACAACAACACCGCAGCAATCTCAGACATCGTTTAAGCGCTGAAGGGTTGTGGGAAAGGAAGGAAGATCGCCTTCTGGTGAACCGTCGAGCTCGCAGTCTGAGCCCCGGCAAACATCACCACTCGTCACCTCAAGAAGAAGTCCAGCAGAAGGACTGTCTGCAACAGCTGAAGCCAGAGGTCACCAGGTACGACACAAAACGAGGCCCAGCGAGAGGCGAGGGCCCATACCCGTCGGACATCGAGCAGCTGCTGCGCGATTACGGCCGTGCCCGAGAGGAAGCCATGACGGAGATTGCAAAGGCGCGGGAACGACTACGCGAGAGGACCGAGCAGGAGAAGAGGAGGCTTCAGCAGCAGGCTTTATCACCTGAGATGAAG GAGGACCCCAGGCATCGGACCAGGATCAGCAACAGCACCTTGTGCACCGGATCAAGTCTCAGCTTGTCGTCTGGACCCACATCAGGCTACAGCAGCGGCAACACTCTGCAGCTGCAGCATGGCCACGCATTGGGTCCTTCTGGGCAG TGCACCGGGTTCCTGGGGGAAGGTCCGAAGGTGGGTGCACGGCCTCCAACGTGTGATCCTCAGCGCTTCATGATACAGCGgacctccatttctgctcagg aTGTCCACCTTGAGCTTCCAGCCTCCACGCTGGAGCCCCTGATGATGCCTCCATCTTGCACTCGACGACCGGCCGCCTCCTTTGGCTCCTCCTCCCCATCCACGGCCTATCAGGACATCACATCCAGCTTGCTTGGCCGTGCTCTGGCTGAG GTGCGACTCGCGGCTTCGGGTGATTTGAGCAACCTTGCCAAGGGGAAGGCTTCCGCAGGCTGGAG ACACCAGGGAGAGGAGCGAGGCATCCAGGCCTACTACAGACCCTCCTCCAGGCCCTCAGTCCACGCATTCTTGGCTGCCGGTGAGCTGGACGCACCCCTGGAGCGGCTGTGGAATGTGGTCTGCCAGCCATCCAAGAGTCAGGCATACCACCCGTCTGTGCGCGCCGCATGGACTCGGCCACTAGATGACAGCACTCAACTGG TCTACATTCTAACAGACCCGTCCAGCTACCACCTCAACCAGCCACGAGATTTCTGCTGCATCAGCACCGAGTGCAAACAG GGCGACATGCACGTGCTGGCCGTGCAGTCCGTGTTTGACGAGTCCCTGCCGCGTCCCGGCGTGGAGGCCATCCGGGGCGAGATGATGCCCAGCTGCTGGCTGCTGCAGCCAATCAGACGCAGTGGCCGTGAGGTCACGCGGGCGGTCTGCCTCCTGCAC GTTGACCTGGGAACGCCGTCGTTCCCGCCACAGCTCCTGAGCGCGGTTGCTAGGAGGCAAGCGGCCGTCATCGCCGCCCTCGTCGGCTTTGCGGACACGTGA